AAATATGAGGCTTATTCCCTTACGTGAACTGTCTGTTCAGAGCAGCGCTTACAGAAATAATCCTTTTTCATTTCCTTGATTGATATGTTGTTAGATCTGCTTATTTGACATGCTTCAAGGTCACCAGGTAATGATAGCAGGCTTCATGTAAGTATTTACCCAGTGGTCGCCATTGGGCTGGGTCGTACAAAACTGGCAGCTGCTGAGCTTCATGATGCGGCAGTAGTCATAGGTGGTGAGCTGTGTAAATGAGGAGGTATCTTAATCCCCCAAAGAAAGTGGTACTCATCAAGTTCTTATCGATGGGCATGTTGAAATACAAGCGAAGTCTACCTATGTTCCCCAAGGTAGTTATAAGCCGGGTCCAACTTACGCTCCGCCCAAACCGTCAACATCTTCTCAAACCCAGCATAGACATTAGTAAAGAACTGGTCAGGCCGCAAGTCTCGAACAATATTTGCAGCAACATCAGCAGCTGGCCGACCCTGGCTTTGCATGAAACCGGCAATTCCTGCATGAAACTCGTCCGACGCCGTGCCTGATAGATTATTGACAGCCTCAGTATGGGTGATGTCGGGGAAAACAACGCTAATATCGATTCCCTTCGGCAAAAGCGTCACTGCCATGGACTGGCTCAAAGAGACTTCAGCCGCCTTGGTAATGCAGTAGCTCATGAGATTCTCAGCAACTGCTGGCGGCGGCACAAAGGCGTTCGGCGACGCTGTATTGATGATCCAGCCTGAGCCCCGAGAAACCATGGACGGCAAAAACTGTTGAACAACGCGGATATAACCGAGCACGTTCACATCGAGGTCCTGTCGGATATTGTCGATTGGGGCGTTCAGGATACTCCCTGTGTGCATGATGGCGGCGTTGTTGTAGATGATGTCTGGACAGCCCACGTCCTTTAGAACGGCTGATGCGAATGAAGACACGGAACTGTCGCTTGTAACATCACAGTGGTACGCAAAGGCCTTGTGTCCGTCTTTTTGTAATTGAGCGACCGTGGCCTCTTGCGCTTCAATTGTGATATCAGCCAGGACAACAACAGCcccggcagcagcaaattcACATGCGACTGCCCGGCCGATACCTCGACCGGCCCCTGTGACGACAGCAatcttatctttataatGAGACATGGGTTGGATGTTGATGTGCTTGGGTTGACCGGCCGGAAGGCCAGGATCCCGGCACAGGATATACTACAGTAGAAATACTGGAGCCTTAATTGCTTATATATTGCTGACGTCGCTCTTCCGTCATTGCAGTCTTGGTATGGGTCCGTGCAATTCAAAATGCCCTGTCTGATACGAGAGAGTCCACGCCACCAGTATCCATTTGCTTGGCTGCATTACTCAACACTCCCCCATATATGCCTCTCTGACAACACGAATAGTTAGACAACCAAACCAGGATCCCATACTTGGTACATGATAGAGTCATATAAACCACCTACCCCCTCTTAACAAAACACAAATTCAGCGCCGCCAACCCAGTCGTAAAATGATCCGCAGACCTCAACAACAAATCCGTTCCATCTTCCCCAGGCGCCAAATGCACATCAAACATCGTAATAAGATATGCTGTCAGCAGCCGAATCTGCATATACGCCAGGTTCTTCCCGATACACCCATACGGACCCATAGAGAACGGACTAAACGCGTCCTTGTGCTTAATCAGCTCAGGGCGCGAAAAGAAACGCTCTGGTATGAACTCGTTCGCTTGTGCGAAGTGGGCTTCGCTGCGTCCGATTGAGTACAGATGGATCTGTAGAGTTGTGTTTCCGGGGATGTATTCCTGGCCGATTTGAACTCCCTCGGGGGGTGTTTTGCGGTAAAGACCGCTTGGGACAGGTGGATGGAGCCGAAGGGTTTCGTTTATGCAGCCATTGAGCAGTTGTGCGTTTTGGAGGTTTCGATGTTCGATTTCTCCGTTCTCGCCTAGTAGAGGTTCGATTTCCTCTCGGAGACGCGCCAGGAGGCCATTTTCACtggcgagatggaagaaCAGGTAGGTCAGGGTTGCTGCAGTTGTGTCGCTGCCGGCGACGATAATTAGTTTGCTGTCCAGGTGTAGAGAGTGCAGCTCAATCTTCTGGTCTTCTTTGGTCCTCTTGTTAAAGTCTTCAATCAGATAGTGCGTGATATCAGGATTCTGCTGTTTCCCTTGGACCGATATTCTCTCTTCAATCATCTCAGCACAGTAATTCAAGAACCGAAAATATGAATTTCTGATCCCGGGAGCATGCCATAACAGCCGATTAAACCACGGCGGGAGCGCGAGACCAGCTGTATCCTGCGCCTTATTCAGGATCTGAATGGCCCAGTGCTCCTCCTGGGACTTGGATGCCAGCATATCAAACGACCGCCCGAATGCCAGGTCCCCCATAACGTCGAAACTCCACAGATTGAACCATCTTGATGCATTCACAGCCTGTCCATCAAACGACCCGAGACGCTCCAGCAGACTCTTATTATACTTCAGCACCCGCTGCTCATACCCGCGCAGAGCCTTATCGCTAAACGCCGGACTCCAGATCCGCCGTCGCTTGTCGTGCTCTATCCTCGACCGAGTTGAGTGCATCGAATACGCGGGAAGTTCAATCGAATACCAGGGTGCTTTTGAGCACGTCGACTGTGCGGAAAATGCCACCCGGACAGCGTCTGCGTCAGCGACGGATAGATCGTTAGGACCAATTCGCACGAAGTTGCCCAGTTCCTGGTGTGCGTTGTACAGCTTGAGGAACATGTCCTTGTTTTTGGCGACCCGGAATACATGATCGAATGCTGTGAGACGGGCGAGGAGGGGACCGGGGTATTTGTTTAAtgggttgaagaggaggcggtATATTACCACGCTTAGGTAGATTCCGGCGATGTAGACGGTGGTTAATCTCGCGGAGAGGGTTATAGCGTCGGAGGTGGTGAGTTCTGCGATGTATTTGAAGATTCCAGTGACGGTTAAGGATAGTATGAGGACCACCTGGAGATACCGTTGGGGATATAGATGGTGTTCGCCCCTGTGAAAGTACAGCAGGTGTGTGGCcacaccaccaacagcagcGGCAAGCATAAAGGATGGATCCATGTTACCTGTTGATTCAGTCTACATGGCGGCAGTGGGAGCCATGATATCTGGGCTTATTTGTACACCAGCGTAGGAGGAGAAGTAAGTGTATATGGATGCCAGCGGAAGACAGTCGGATTCTGAAACACCGACGATCATGTACCGAGGAGCCAGTCTCTTCCCCGCTCGAAGCACCGAGGTGTCTATCAATTAAACTGCTACAAGACTGCTCTTTGGGTGTGATACTTTGTCTGATACAGTGGGGTTTGTCGTTCCCCGCAGACGAAGCCACCAGCCGAGGAGGATTGCGGAGGGGAACCGACACTCTGCCAATAGAATTGTACATAATGTCTGCaatacttttttataaacGCGGGGAATGCCCTAGATGGTGTGGATTAACACAATAAACTCGGAATCCCCAATGTCATCATCTATTCACACTGTCGAGGACCTTTCCGTGCAATTCCTGTCAACTGCGCTCAGCAGGGACGTTGCTAAATTCTCTTCTGAACGTATCGGAACGGGCCAAGTTGGCGAGTGTCATCGTATCAATTTAGAATATGCCGAGGGCGAGACTGGACCTTCCAGTGCGGTTATCAAGCTCGCAGCTTCAGGGACTCTCAGTCGCCAGTCGGGATGGAAGCTGGGAATATACGAGCGCGAATCCCGCTTCTATTCTGATATAGCTCCGACACTGAAGGATTGCTCTTCGATTGTCAAGTGCTATAGCACCGTTGCAGACCGAGACAGTGATTTATTTCATATTCTCCTTGAGGATATCTCGCCAGCCACAGTGGGGAATGATATTGTGGGTGCTTCCCTAGAGGAGGCCCGTCTTGCAGTGAAGGCATTGGGATCTCTACAGGGGGTGTCGCTCAAGACAGTCCCTCCTGAATGGCTGGATGTAGGCGTCAAAGCTTCACAGACGCAATTGCAGGCTTTCTGGAAAGGCTTTCTGGGGCGTTATCAGGACA
This sequence is a window from Aspergillus puulaauensis MK2 DNA, chromosome 6, nearly complete sequence. Protein-coding genes within it:
- a CDS encoding cytochrome P450 (COG:Q;~EggNog:ENOG410PHH6;~InterPro:IPR001128,IPR002401,IPR036396;~PFAM:PF00067;~TransMembrane:3 (o6-21i33-52o64-84i);~go_function: GO:0005506 - iron ion binding [Evidence IEA];~go_function: GO:0016705 - oxidoreductase activity, acting on paired donors, with incorporation or reduction of molecular oxygen [Evidence IEA];~go_function: GO:0020037 - heme binding [Evidence IEA];~go_process: GO:0055114 - oxidation-reduction process [Evidence IEA]); translation: MDPSFMLAAAVGGVATHLLYFHRGEHHLYPQRYLQVVLILSLTVTGIFKYIAELTTSDAITLSARLTTVYIAGIYLSVVIYRLLFNPLNKYPGPLLARLTAFDHVFRVAKNKDMFLKLYNAHQELGNFVRIGPNDLSVADADAVRVAFSAQSTCSKAPWYSIELPAYSMHSTRSRIEHDKRRRIWSPAFSDKALRGYEQRVLKYNKSLLERLGSFDGQAVNASRWFNLWSFDVMGDLAFGRSFDMLASKSQEEHWAIQILNKAQDTAGLALPPWFNRLLWHAPGIRNSYFRFLNYCAEMIEERISVQGKQQNPDITHYLIEDFNKRTKEDQKIELHSLHLDSKLIIVAGSDTTAATLTYLFFHLASENGLLARLREEIEPLLGENGEIEHRNLQNAQLLNGCINETLRLHPPVPSGLYRKTPPEGVQIGQEYIPGNTTLQIHLYSIGRSEAHFAQANEFIPERFFSRPELIKHKDAFSPFSMGPYGCIGKNLAYMQIRLLTAYLITMFDVHLAPGEDGTDLLLRSADHFTTGLAALNLCFVKRG
- a CDS encoding SDR family NAD(P)-dependent oxidoreductase (COG:Q;~EggNog:ENOG410PR21;~InterPro:IPR036291,IPR002347;~PFAM:PF08659,PF00106,PF13561;~go_process: GO:0055114 - oxidation-reduction process [Evidence IEA]), coding for MSHYKDKIAVVTGAGRGIGRAVACEFAAAGAVVVLADITIEAQEATVAQLQKDGHKAFAYHCDVTSDSSVSSFASAVLKDVGCPDIIYNNAAIMHTGSILNAPIDNIRQDLDVNVLGYIRVVQQFLPSMVSRGSGWIINTASPNAFVPPPAVAENLMSYCITKAAEVSLSQSMAVTLLPKGIDISVVFPDITHTEAVNNLSGTASDEFHAGIAGFMQSQGRPAADVAANIVRDLRPDQFFTNVYAGFEKMLTVWAERKLDPAYNYLGEHR